One Jeotgalibaca porci genomic region harbors:
- a CDS encoding phosphohexomutase domain-containing protein, translated as MSEEQAMLALQNGSDIRGIAIATPEQAATLTIERTKKIGQAFVAWLQRRVPGKELKIAIGMDSRISGQDLKQALFDGMAPADVTIIDCGMATTPAMFMATLYDDFCVDGSIMITASHLPYQYNGLKFFTAAGGAEHDDIEEILAMTNLLREASGNKAQIVEKDLLTVYAADLVEKIRAGIDEGFEPLKGQHIVVDAGNGAGGFFVEKVLEPLGATTTGSQFLDPDGTFPNHESNPDNKEAMQALKNAVLTNKADLGIIFDTDVDRSALVDANGQALNRNNLIALISAVLLKENPGATIVTNSATSQHVEDFIVGLGGKQDRYLTGYRNVINRAIELDAELAIETSGHAALKENYYLDDGAYLVAKLLMANTDLPALIKGLKQPEETMEYRFVIVEEPIQQNGPTVITDFKAYLNKQEGIRVITDHLEGVRADFDEGWFIVRMSLHEPLLVWTLESDKAGALAPLVERLMPFFMEQNCLDRQNIIKK; from the coding sequence ATGTCAGAAGAACAAGCAATGCTGGCTTTACAAAACGGGTCTGATATTCGTGGGATTGCAATTGCAACGCCGGAACAAGCAGCAACACTGACTATTGAAAGAACGAAAAAGATTGGGCAAGCGTTCGTTGCCTGGTTACAAAGACGGGTACCTGGTAAAGAATTGAAAATAGCAATCGGAATGGACAGCCGCATTTCCGGTCAAGATTTGAAACAGGCTCTTTTTGACGGGATGGCTCCGGCTGACGTAACGATTATTGACTGTGGAATGGCGACAACGCCAGCAATGTTTATGGCGACTTTATATGATGATTTCTGCGTAGACGGCTCCATAATGATTACAGCGAGTCACTTGCCTTATCAATACAACGGCTTGAAGTTTTTCACAGCTGCGGGTGGGGCAGAGCATGATGATATCGAAGAAATTTTGGCGATGACAAATTTATTAAGAGAAGCATCCGGCAATAAAGCACAGATTGTTGAAAAAGATTTATTGACTGTGTATGCAGCGGATTTGGTTGAGAAAATCCGTGCAGGTATTGATGAAGGTTTCGAACCGTTGAAAGGCCAACACATTGTTGTGGATGCCGGAAATGGGGCAGGCGGCTTTTTCGTGGAGAAAGTTCTGGAGCCACTTGGTGCGACGACAACCGGGAGCCAGTTCTTGGATCCAGACGGTACTTTCCCGAATCATGAGTCAAATCCGGACAATAAAGAAGCGATGCAAGCATTGAAAAATGCGGTGTTGACGAACAAGGCTGATTTAGGCATTATTTTTGATACCGATGTCGATCGTTCCGCTTTAGTTGATGCGAACGGCCAGGCACTGAACCGTAATAACTTAATCGCCCTGATTTCTGCGGTTTTATTAAAAGAAAATCCAGGGGCAACAATTGTAACGAATTCGGCGACATCCCAACACGTTGAAGATTTTATTGTCGGTTTAGGCGGCAAACAAGACCGTTATCTAACCGGCTATCGCAATGTGATTAACCGTGCGATTGAGTTGGATGCAGAATTGGCGATTGAAACAAGTGGACATGCGGCGTTGAAAGAAAACTATTATTTGGATGACGGTGCGTACTTAGTTGCAAAATTGTTGATGGCCAACACAGATTTACCGGCATTGATTAAAGGTTTGAAACAGCCGGAAGAAACAATGGAGTACCGTTTCGTAATTGTGGAAGAGCCGATTCAACAAAACGGCCCAACCGTTATTACTGATTTCAAAGCATACTTAAACAAGCAAGAAGGCATCCGGGTTATTACGGATCATTTGGAAGGGGTACGTGCTGACTTCGATGAAGGTTGGTTCATCGTCCGCATGAGCTTACACGAACCGTTGTTAGTTTGGACTTTAGAGAGTGACAAAGCAGGTGCGCTTGCGCCGCTAGTCGAGCGTTTGATGCCATTCTTCATGGAACAAAATTGCTTGGACCGTCAAAATATCATTAAGAAATAA
- a CDS encoding AAA family ATPase, whose amino-acid sequence MPLTTEQLQAVDKVHQLIDQVNAIIIGKENITKLTITAMLAGGHVLFEDIPGVGKTLLVKTIATCLGADFSRIQFTPDLVPSDIIGFSMPQQGKETFQFRKGPLFSSIILADEINRTSPRTQAAMLEAMAEHQVTSDGVTYDLPDPFFVLATQNPIEYEGTYPLPEAQLDRFLMQLSLGYPTPEHEVLLLAAPSNREALANVKPILDNQTFEALKQLVPTIHVEQTILDYIVRLGNQTREDQRIRLGISPRGNQFCLLAAKAYALLGGRSYVIPDDVLAVLPAVYRHRLLFFENLTTKQKDAYIAVIVKKVQPPMRRS is encoded by the coding sequence ATGCCTTTAACAACAGAACAACTGCAAGCTGTCGATAAAGTGCACCAGTTAATTGATCAAGTGAACGCTATTATCATCGGAAAAGAAAATATAACCAAACTCACGATTACTGCCATGTTGGCGGGCGGACATGTGCTTTTTGAAGATATTCCCGGTGTTGGTAAAACATTATTGGTGAAGACCATTGCAACTTGTCTGGGTGCGGACTTTTCCCGTATTCAATTTACACCAGACTTGGTTCCGAGCGATATCATCGGTTTTTCCATGCCACAACAAGGTAAGGAAACATTTCAATTTCGTAAAGGTCCGCTCTTTTCTTCTATCATCCTGGCGGACGAGATTAACCGGACATCACCGCGTACACAAGCCGCGATGCTCGAAGCGATGGCCGAACACCAAGTAACTAGTGACGGTGTGACCTATGACTTACCGGATCCTTTTTTTGTATTAGCGACCCAGAATCCGATTGAATATGAGGGAACGTATCCCCTGCCGGAAGCACAACTGGATCGTTTTTTGATGCAACTCTCCTTGGGTTACCCAACCCCGGAGCATGAAGTTCTACTATTGGCGGCGCCGAGTAATCGCGAAGCATTAGCAAATGTGAAGCCAATTCTAGACAACCAAACGTTTGAAGCATTGAAGCAGCTCGTTCCAACCATTCACGTCGAGCAGACAATTTTGGACTATATCGTGCGCCTCGGAAATCAAACCCGTGAGGATCAACGCATTCGTTTAGGGATTAGTCCCCGTGGAAATCAGTTCTGTCTGTTGGCGGCTAAAGCTTATGCGTTATTGGGAGGACGCAGTTATGTCATTCCCGATGATGTCTTGGCCGTCTTACCTGCTGTTTACCGACACCGTTTGCTCTTTTTTGAAAATCTGACTACGAAGCAAAAAGATGCGTATATCGCTGTTATCGTAAAGAAAGTGCAGCCCCCGATGAGGAGGTCTTAG
- a CDS encoding DUF58 domain-containing protein, which yields MRLKKMTRLILFVIGFVGLFIYTMAFPGTLSWFVLLFYSLVAGVVWLSTAVIWRQITVTPRRVRLLSLWPLLIPTLTVHVENKVTAMSAFLRWRFDLETQLPRGHYDTVRIETVGADFFGFFHQQSKRKIAVDIDIYPEIVPLYKLSHHPEIRRYLKVNAPEIRQIRDYMFQDPMKNVDWKASFRRDKLMVKEYEKESEPRLHLIFIGYQSPMFEQLLSVAYSALIEWQSQLEVRMDLIGGDSFLTIEPNPDKAALFAEWQQMDLKHGKAIVFAQEALVEELRTSRQEPFLIVTEAGEAQ from the coding sequence ATGCGATTGAAAAAAATGACCAGACTCATTCTTTTTGTGATTGGTTTCGTGGGATTGTTCATTTACACAATGGCATTTCCCGGTACACTCTCGTGGTTTGTTTTACTATTTTATAGTTTGGTAGCCGGTGTTGTGTGGCTTTCAACTGCCGTTATTTGGCGTCAAATAACGGTTACACCAAGACGTGTTCGCTTACTTTCACTGTGGCCGTTACTTATTCCGACTCTAACTGTCCATGTTGAAAATAAAGTGACGGCAATGTCTGCTTTTTTGCGTTGGCGATTTGATTTAGAAACGCAACTACCACGTGGACATTACGACACAGTGCGGATTGAAACGGTTGGTGCCGACTTTTTTGGTTTTTTCCACCAGCAATCCAAGCGAAAAATAGCAGTTGATATAGATATTTATCCGGAAATAGTCCCGCTGTATAAATTGTCACATCACCCGGAAATACGTCGTTACTTAAAAGTAAATGCGCCAGAAATCAGGCAGATTCGCGATTATATGTTTCAGGACCCGATGAAAAATGTCGATTGGAAAGCCTCTTTCCGTCGTGATAAGTTGATGGTCAAAGAATATGAAAAAGAGAGCGAACCCCGTTTGCATCTCATTTTTATCGGCTATCAATCGCCGATGTTTGAACAATTATTATCCGTGGCGTATAGTGCGTTGATTGAATGGCAAAGTCAACTGGAAGTGCGAATGGATTTAATCGGCGGAGATTCATTTTTGACGATTGAACCAAATCCAGATAAAGCTGCTTTGTTTGCAGAATGGCAGCAAATGGATTTGAAGCACGGAAAAGCGATTGTATTTGCCCAAGAAGCTTTAGTAGAAGAGCTGCGAACCAGCCGGCAGGAACCCTTTCTCATTGTGACGGAAGCAGGTGAAGCCCAATGA
- a CDS encoding transglutaminase-like domain-containing protein — MKFVKRLLMAVGFVGIFYPVLQVYMPLSEFTDLTGSFYYLIGTAVLAVLLPYWFVWIPIQIGFMITCYRYYFPSNLTGIRWLGSEFSQINASLEQFINGGSSVFPTNVSFILIVVLIALSAYLLIVWSRPTVGILVALIYLMILQVFTKYDYFMMVVQILGIGLVLYGLSNISLKVGWKRALVSFVVVLGYGYGLTWLAVKATEQLVPQQQWVEQRAKNVNRRLDEAGLFDFVDYYNSGGQLKRMGYGEDDSVLGGPVQQNFDPVFSAYDDAPHYWRISTRTVYTGVGWEFPETLTAFPAGPSFIKPEEDDETVDVVIEREDNFTYFPYTYGLVDATFAEMNFELIQPTEQLRNTDAEGGGGSYTLTLIDQEIDFAGLNTVGIESPIGLEEYLDVPEGVPQRVWDLAAELTAGDGTMYEKVRALEQYLRSDGGFRYSLRETSAVPDGFDYVDHFLFESRIGYCDNFSTAMVILARMSGIPARWAKGFNSGTATIGDDGETYYAVTNANAHSWPEIFFPGEGWIPFEPTPAFRQPLTDTEQVDETSDGDFDEALVPVESATSESDMVENESSVPSESQEIADVDDDGNEVSGRNWSRIVGALVAFAVGILFVWRRKWYPLIATWLLGVPFIDSHRTTLWLFAQVLPFERSQTLRQYFEEIADMVPMHRKTIVRYVTANEESLYAPVDERVIDASIYTDMITVYRDIQISQEKSSF; from the coding sequence ATGAAATTCGTGAAACGTTTGTTGATGGCGGTTGGTTTTGTCGGTATCTTCTATCCTGTTTTGCAAGTGTATATGCCTTTAAGTGAGTTCACGGATTTAACGGGAAGTTTTTATTATCTGATCGGAACAGCAGTGCTGGCCGTCCTGCTACCCTACTGGTTCGTATGGATTCCGATTCAAATAGGTTTTATGATTACGTGCTACCGCTACTATTTTCCGAGTAACTTAACGGGTATCCGATGGCTTGGCAGTGAGTTTTCACAAATTAATGCAAGTCTTGAACAATTCATTAACGGCGGTAGCAGTGTCTTTCCAACCAATGTCAGTTTTATTTTGATTGTCGTATTAATCGCACTTTCTGCTTACTTGTTAATTGTCTGGTCGCGTCCGACTGTTGGTATTTTAGTGGCGCTTATTTACCTGATGATTTTGCAAGTATTTACAAAATATGATTATTTTATGATGGTTGTTCAGATTTTAGGTATTGGTCTTGTTTTGTATGGATTGTCTAATATTTCGTTGAAAGTGGGATGGAAACGTGCACTTGTTTCTTTCGTAGTCGTTCTGGGGTACGGCTACGGATTGACATGGCTTGCTGTGAAAGCAACCGAACAGCTGGTGCCGCAGCAGCAATGGGTGGAACAGCGGGCTAAGAATGTCAATCGCCGTTTGGACGAAGCAGGATTGTTTGATTTCGTCGATTATTACAATTCGGGCGGACAGCTGAAACGCATGGGATATGGCGAGGATGACTCTGTTTTAGGTGGTCCGGTCCAACAGAATTTTGATCCGGTTTTTTCGGCCTATGATGATGCACCTCATTATTGGCGTATCTCAACACGTACTGTCTATACCGGAGTTGGTTGGGAATTCCCGGAAACACTTACTGCCTTTCCCGCTGGTCCCAGTTTTATTAAGCCGGAAGAAGACGATGAAACAGTTGATGTGGTGATAGAGCGCGAAGATAATTTTACCTATTTCCCATATACATATGGATTGGTGGATGCTACGTTTGCGGAGATGAATTTTGAGTTGATACAGCCGACAGAGCAATTACGAAATACGGATGCAGAAGGTGGCGGTGGTTCTTATACTCTGACTTTAATCGACCAGGAAATTGACTTCGCCGGATTGAATACGGTTGGGATTGAATCTCCGATTGGATTGGAGGAGTACTTGGACGTTCCAGAAGGTGTCCCGCAACGAGTTTGGGATTTAGCAGCGGAACTGACTGCGGGTGACGGAACGATGTATGAAAAAGTTCGAGCGCTCGAGCAATACTTGCGTTCAGATGGGGGCTTTCGCTATAGTCTCCGCGAAACCTCTGCCGTTCCGGATGGCTTCGATTATGTGGATCATTTTTTATTTGAATCCCGAATCGGGTATTGTGATAATTTTTCAACGGCAATGGTTATCCTCGCTCGAATGTCGGGCATTCCAGCACGTTGGGCAAAAGGATTTAACAGTGGAACAGCAACGATTGGCGATGATGGTGAAACGTATTATGCCGTCACCAACGCGAATGCTCACTCATGGCCCGAGATTTTCTTTCCGGGCGAAGGATGGATTCCCTTTGAGCCGACGCCGGCATTTCGCCAACCGCTGACGGATACAGAGCAGGTAGATGAAACTAGCGATGGTGATTTTGATGAAGCGTTGGTGCCAGTCGAATCGGCGACGTCGGAAAGTGATATGGTAGAAAACGAAAGTTCTGTCCCTTCTGAGAGCCAGGAAATTGCGGATGTAGATGATGATGGCAATGAGGTCAGCGGTCGAAACTGGTCTCGAATTGTTGGAGCGTTGGTTGCATTTGCGGTTGGGATTCTATTCGTGTGGCGCCGCAAATGGTATCCTCTGATTGCGACTTGGTTATTGGGTGTTCCGTTCATAGATTCACATCGGACGACTCTTTGGTTATTTGCACAGGTCCTGCCTTTTGAACGGTCGCAGACTTTGCGCCAATACTTTGAGGAAATTGCCGACATGGTGCCGATGCATCGCAAAACGATTGTGCGCTATGTGACTGCTAATGAAGAATCACTTTACGCTCCTGTTGATGAGCGAGTAATTGATGCGTCGATTTACACCGATATGATCACCGTTTATCGTGACATCCAGATTTCTCAAGAAAAAAGTAGTTTTTAA
- a CDS encoding nuclease-related domain-containing protein, producing the protein MSDIYFVLRALKRRWLLSQELELYLENLERGYKGESRFAVDILDGLTCAHVLLRDLRLPMDNNHFQLDAVLLSGKQMIIFEVKNWSGSFVYQDGQFMSRRSAKPYKNPTEQLGRCVSNMQYLLRKWGYDFEVIGRVVFINPSFYLYGAPLDQPFLFAPELADWVKGLNRFDGWVNERHRSLAALLVSKDCPAKVDFEILPEFTFNGLKKGLDCCTCGSFTTKVVGQRVRCLDCGAVERTEEAIVRMAEELAQLFPKTKITSRLVGEYCGGRLSRQRINRSLSGKYEGRGRTRGRHFQIGIK; encoded by the coding sequence TTGTCGGACATTTATTTCGTACTAAGAGCGTTAAAGCGTCGTTGGTTATTGTCTCAGGAATTAGAGCTGTATTTGGAAAATTTGGAGCGCGGCTATAAGGGGGAGTCTCGTTTTGCTGTGGATATTTTGGATGGTCTAACGTGCGCACATGTGTTGCTTCGTGATTTGCGTTTGCCGATGGATAATAATCATTTTCAGTTGGATGCCGTTTTATTGTCGGGGAAACAGATGATAATTTTCGAGGTTAAAAATTGGTCGGGATCGTTTGTATATCAGGATGGGCAATTTATGAGTCGGCGATCGGCGAAGCCCTACAAAAACCCGACTGAGCAGTTGGGGCGGTGTGTTTCCAATATGCAGTACTTACTGCGCAAATGGGGCTATGATTTTGAAGTAATAGGACGGGTGGTGTTTATTAATCCGTCATTTTATCTGTATGGTGCCCCGTTGGATCAGCCATTTTTATTTGCGCCCGAGTTAGCGGATTGGGTGAAAGGGTTGAATCGATTCGATGGTTGGGTGAATGAGCGCCATCGTTCATTGGCTGCGTTACTGGTTTCCAAGGATTGCCCGGCGAAAGTGGATTTTGAAATTTTACCAGAGTTTACATTTAATGGTTTGAAAAAAGGGCTGGATTGCTGTACTTGTGGTTCGTTTACGACTAAAGTGGTGGGGCAACGGGTTCGTTGTTTGGATTGTGGTGCGGTTGAGAGGACTGAGGAAGCAATTGTTCGAATGGCTGAGGAGTTAGCGCAGTTGTTTCCAAAAACGAAAATTACGAGTCGGTTGGTCGGGGAGTATTGTGGGGGAAGACTTAGTCGACAGCGGATTAATCGTAGTTTATCGGGAAAATATGAAGGAAGAGGTCGCACAAGAGGAAGACATTTTCAGATTGGAATAAAATGA
- the trmL gene encoding tRNA (uridine(34)/cytosine(34)/5-carboxymethylaminomethyluridine(34)-2'-O)-methyltransferase TrmL, with product MTNHIVLFEPQIPANTGNIARTCAATNATLHLIEPLGFSTDDKQLKRAGLDYWHDVTIMKHADLDAFMTFLGDRKLYLISKFAETVYSDADFTADEDVFFIFGKETTGLPEEFMREHREDCLRIPMDDTHVRSLNLSNTACMIVYEALRQQGFPDMERTHLYEKDKLK from the coding sequence ATGACTAATCACATCGTATTATTTGAACCACAAATCCCGGCGAACACGGGAAATATTGCACGGACATGTGCGGCGACGAATGCGACGTTGCATTTAATTGAACCGCTTGGATTTTCAACGGATGACAAACAGTTGAAGCGCGCAGGATTGGATTATTGGCATGATGTAACTATTATGAAGCATGCCGATTTGGATGCCTTCATGACTTTCTTGGGTGACCGGAAATTGTATTTGATTTCCAAATTTGCCGAAACTGTTTATTCGGATGCAGACTTTACGGCTGATGAGGATGTTTTCTTCATTTTTGGAAAGGAGACAACGGGCTTACCGGAAGAGTTTATGCGTGAGCACCGGGAGGATTGCTTGCGGATCCCGATGGATGATACGCATGTACGCTCGTTGAATTTGTCGAACACGGCTTGCATGATTGTGTACGAGGCATTACGTCAACAAGGGTTCCCGGACATGGAACGGACACATTTGTACGAAAAAGATAAACTAAAATAA
- the queG gene encoding tRNA epoxyqueuosine(34) reductase QueG has protein sequence MVNATLKEQIIDACQQIGIDKVGFTTADPFDYMEESLLEQKAKGHTSGFEHQVLDERLYPELVFEGAKSIISIALAYPSKPLVKPEREKGVRRGSFARASWGVDYHFILREKMDQLVSFMAEKMPEARFKPMVDTGELMDTVVAQRAGLGFIGRNGLLITEEFGTYVYLGEIITDIVLDPDEPGVFGCGDCYRCVTACPTGALLGDGRLNAQVCLSFQTQTKGNMPLEFRRKMGTVIYGCDICQQACPYNVGKDFHLHPEMEPEPGRETPVLQPMLTLSNKEFKSQFGILAGSWRGKKPLQRNAIIALANYRDRTAIPELLRVMETDVRPVLRGTAAWAIGQIVRDVNPELLDFFQECIEKEEDLEARAEMEMALAKLEGE, from the coding sequence ATGGTAAATGCCACTTTGAAAGAACAGATTATTGATGCGTGTCAGCAAATCGGGATTGATAAGGTCGGCTTTACGACTGCAGATCCTTTTGATTATATGGAAGAATCCCTTCTTGAACAGAAAGCGAAGGGGCATACGTCCGGATTTGAACATCAAGTCTTGGATGAGCGATTGTATCCGGAACTGGTTTTTGAAGGTGCCAAGTCGATTATTTCGATTGCACTTGCGTATCCTTCCAAACCGCTTGTGAAACCGGAGCGTGAAAAGGGTGTGCGGCGCGGTTCTTTCGCGCGGGCTTCTTGGGGAGTGGACTATCATTTTATTTTACGTGAAAAAATGGATCAGTTGGTTTCATTTATGGCGGAAAAAATGCCGGAAGCGCGCTTTAAGCCGATGGTTGATACAGGAGAACTCATGGACACAGTCGTGGCACAGCGCGCTGGTTTAGGCTTTATTGGTCGAAATGGTCTATTGATTACAGAAGAGTTCGGTACCTACGTATATTTGGGTGAGATTATTACGGATATTGTGCTTGATCCGGATGAACCGGGTGTGTTTGGTTGCGGTGATTGTTACCGCTGTGTGACGGCTTGTCCGACTGGTGCGTTACTGGGGGATGGCCGTTTGAATGCGCAAGTTTGTCTGTCATTTCAAACGCAAACGAAGGGCAATATGCCGTTGGAGTTTCGTCGTAAAATGGGTACCGTTATTTATGGGTGTGACATTTGTCAGCAAGCCTGTCCTTATAATGTGGGAAAAGACTTCCACTTGCATCCAGAAATGGAACCCGAGCCGGGGCGTGAAACACCTGTTTTACAGCCGATGTTGACATTATCTAATAAAGAATTTAAGAGCCAGTTTGGTATTTTGGCAGGTTCGTGGCGCGGAAAGAAACCGTTGCAACGAAATGCAATTATTGCCTTGGCTAATTACCGGGACCGGACGGCGATACCGGAATTGTTGCGGGTGATGGAAACGGACGTGCGGCCGGTTTTAAGAGGAACGGCGGCGTGGGCGATTGGGCAAATTGTACGGGATGTGAATCCAGAACTGCTGGATTTTTTCCAGGAATGTATTGAAAAAGAAGAAGATTTAGAAGCGCGAGCGGAAATGGAAATGGCGCTCGCAAAGCTTGAAGGGGAATGA
- a CDS encoding methyltransferase domain-containing protein produces the protein MKKIERSTVYLEENLALLQCPVCKEAFQEVSNQGVKCANNHHFDLGKKGTLHLLLKGGQNDYDKSMLSSRKALADTGFFHPILDAILKHIPQDATLLDVGCGEGSHLHYLTEQGLSGKKIGFDISKDAIQLAAAHFFDDAFWCVADLAQSPFGEKQFDAILNIFSPSHYQEFNRVLKSEGRVYKVVPDTDYLIELRQRLYGERAYENDDVVARFKEVYPDCIHEHVRYEVALTEDTFRWLVEMTPLTWGASEADIESLLEKPLKTITVAVSLLINR, from the coding sequence GTGAAAAAGATTGAGCGCAGTACAGTATATTTAGAAGAAAATCTGGCATTGTTACAATGTCCAGTCTGTAAAGAAGCGTTCCAAGAAGTGTCCAATCAAGGTGTAAAATGTGCGAACAACCACCACTTTGATTTAGGCAAAAAAGGAACGCTTCATTTATTGTTAAAAGGCGGCCAGAACGACTATGACAAAAGTATGTTGTCGAGTCGAAAAGCATTGGCTGATACCGGTTTTTTTCATCCCATTTTGGATGCAATTTTGAAACATATTCCCCAGGATGCAACGTTATTGGATGTTGGTTGCGGGGAAGGATCCCATTTACATTATTTAACAGAACAAGGATTGTCCGGTAAAAAAATTGGTTTTGATATTTCCAAAGATGCTATTCAACTGGCAGCAGCACACTTTTTTGATGATGCCTTTTGGTGTGTGGCGGATTTAGCCCAATCACCATTTGGAGAAAAGCAATTCGATGCGATCTTAAATATTTTTTCGCCATCGCATTATCAGGAGTTTAATCGTGTTTTGAAGTCGGAAGGGCGCGTCTACAAAGTAGTGCCAGATACGGATTATTTAATTGAGTTACGTCAGCGTCTTTACGGCGAACGTGCGTATGAAAATGACGATGTCGTGGCACGCTTCAAAGAAGTTTATCCGGATTGTATACATGAACATGTGAGGTATGAAGTGGCCCTGACTGAGGATACATTCCGTTGGTTGGTTGAGATGACGCCACTTACATGGGGCGCTAGTGAAGCTGACATAGAGTCATTATTGGAAAAGCCTCTGAAAACCATTACTGTTGCGGTTTCGTTGCTTATAAACCGCTAA
- a CDS encoding PTS transporter subunit EIIC produces MQLQARANKLAANLGGVTNIVGMEAGKQLLVIQVAHLEYVEIDRIASDPFVAEVILGKTSVSILTTDKSARHLLTGLRLSETGQEEVSEAPFQLFVHLRNFLLPLLSTIMAGGIIQAIVVLFLSFSMFESVTETSTTLSTIFTLVFMILPVLIAFSSAKYYQTNPYIAAAITGMMLQPAVSEFVSTRMLEQVLNFPLINNHQYNTILPVLVLVPFLAYIDHYLVQRVAPRMRPMLQPFILMGTGLIFGVVVLLPLMAIASHVLVAIFIIIAEQVPFLSTLLMGAFGPLFVVTGTHYSFFEAVNQSLVTRGYDSLLGPGMLISNAAHVGVALALMLKSRKKTYRVYSGVSGLLALLGVTQPIIYGGELILKNLLWYVMIGGGAGGLVAGLFQLKMYQFMNPNILSMLAFVDSTGNILVAISSMLVAAIVAFALTFSRPIYELSDEEIRIATTGQGRDVIE; encoded by the coding sequence ATGCAACTCCAGGCACGCGCTAATAAACTGGCTGCGAATTTAGGCGGTGTCACTAATATTGTTGGAATGGAAGCGGGCAAACAGCTATTGGTCATCCAGGTTGCTCATTTGGAATACGTTGAAATTGATCGTATTGCGTCTGATCCGTTTGTTGCAGAAGTTATTTTGGGAAAGACAAGTGTCAGTATTTTAACCACGGATAAATCTGCGCGCCACTTGCTGACAGGGTTACGTCTCTCGGAAACAGGGCAGGAAGAAGTGAGCGAAGCACCGTTTCAATTATTTGTTCATCTGCGTAACTTTCTGTTGCCACTGCTCTCAACTATTATGGCCGGTGGAATTATTCAAGCCATTGTCGTCCTATTCTTGTCATTCTCAATGTTCGAGTCTGTCACCGAAACTTCGACGACATTATCGACTATCTTTACGCTTGTCTTTATGATTCTGCCTGTTTTGATAGCATTCTCAAGTGCGAAGTATTACCAAACGAATCCCTACATTGCTGCCGCGATTACTGGTATGATGTTGCAGCCGGCTGTAAGTGAATTCGTCTCGACCCGGATGTTGGAGCAAGTCTTAAATTTCCCACTCATTAATAATCATCAATACAATACGATTCTGCCTGTTTTAGTTTTGGTTCCGTTTTTAGCTTACATTGATCATTATCTCGTCCAACGTGTGGCTCCTCGTATGCGGCCCATGCTCCAGCCTTTTATCTTGATGGGCACGGGTTTAATTTTTGGAGTCGTCGTTCTGTTACCTTTGATGGCCATAGCCAGTCACGTTTTGGTTGCTATCTTTATTATCATCGCTGAACAAGTACCGTTTTTGTCTACGTTATTGATGGGTGCTTTTGGCCCTTTGTTTGTTGTGACGGGAACGCATTATTCTTTCTTTGAAGCAGTAAATCAATCGTTGGTCACACGTGGTTATGACAGTTTACTGGGGCCGGGCATGTTAATTTCGAATGCGGCTCATGTCGGGGTTGCTTTGGCCTTAATGTTAAAAAGCCGGAAGAAGACGTACCGAGTTTACAGCGGTGTGAGTGGCTTATTGGCGCTGTTGGGTGTTACCCAACCCATTATCTATGGTGGGGAACTCATTCTAAAAAATCTGCTGTGGTACGTCATGATTGGCGGAGGAGCAGGAGGCTTGGTTGCAGGACTATTCCAATTGAAAATGTACCAATTTATGAATCCAAATATTTTATCCATGTTGGCATTTGTGGATAGTACCGGAAATATCTTGGTAGCAATCAGTAGTATGCTGGTTGCAGCAATCGTCGCTTTTGCATTGACTTTTTCACGACCGATTTATGAATTATCTGATGAAGAAATTCGTATTGCGACCACCGGGCAAGGGCGCGATGTGATAGAATAA